A single genomic interval of Oryza sativa Japonica Group chromosome 7, ASM3414082v1 harbors:
- the LOC107278592 gene encoding uncharacterized protein At5g01610, giving the protein MASQIESHRSGAEIINGDAICRNKSIELLEELGLPKGLLPLEDIEEFGYNRDTGFMWLVQRKKKIEHTFKKIKQTVSYAGEVTAFVEKGKLKKIAGVKTKELLLWLSVVEVYVTEASPEKVTFKTGTGLSDTFDAAAFALGE; this is encoded by the coding sequence ATGGCATCTCAAATTGAGAGCCACCGCTCCGGCGCGGAGATCATCAATGGAGATGCCATCTGCAGGAACAAGTCCATTGAGCTGCTGGAAGAACTTGGCCTCCCCAAGGGCCTCCTGCCATTGGAGGACATCGAGGAGTTCGGCTACAACCGGGACACTGGGTTCATGTGGCTGGtgcagaggaagaagaagatcgaGCACACCTTCAAGAAGATCAAGCAGACCGTCTCCTACGCCGGTGAGGTCACGGCGTTCGTCGAGAAGGGGAAGCTGAAGAAGATCGCCGGCGTGAAGACCAAGGAGCTACTGCTCTGGCTCAGCGTCGTCGAGGTCTACGTCACCGAGGCCTCGCCGGAGAAGGTCACCTTCAAGACGGGAACCGGGCTGTCTGACACCTTCGATGCTGCCGCTTTCGCGCTTGGAGAGTAA